The DNA window CCAAGGCGGTGATCACCGGCGACATCACGCAGATTGACCTGCCGCGCAGCACCAAATCCGGTCTGCGCCACGCCATCGAAGTGCTGGCGGAAGTCGATGAGATCAGCTTCAACTTCTTCCATAGCGAAGACGTGGTCCGCCATCCGGTGGTCGCCCGCATCGTGAACGCCTATGAGGCATGGGAAGCCGCAGACCAGAAACGTAAAGCAGAACTGGCCGCCGAGCGCAAACGCGAAGCCCAGGAACAGGAGCAAAAATGAGTCAGGTGATCCTCGATTTACAGCTGGCCTGCGAAGAGACCAGCGGCCTGCCGGACGAAGCCCTTTTTCAACGCTGGGTCGACGCCGTCATTCCGCCGTTTCAGGAGGAGTCAGAGTTAACGATTCGTCTGGTCGACGTTGCAGAAAGCCATGAGCTGAACCTGACCTATCGCGGCAAGGATAAACCGACCAATGTCCTCTCTTTCCCGTTTGAAGCGCCGCCGGGGATTGAAATACCGCTGCTCGGCGATCTGATCATTTGCCGTCAGGTGGTGGAGCAGGAAGCCAGCGAGCAAGGGAAGCCGCTGGAGGCGCACTGGGCGCATATGGTGGTTCACGGCAGCCTGCATCTGCTGGGCTACGATCACATCGAAGATGACGAAGCGGAAGAGATGGAAGCCCTCGAAACAGAGATAATGCTTGCTCTGGGCTATGAGGACCCGTACATTTCCGAGAAGATTGCTGAATAGCCCCCTGCCGGATGGCGGCGCTTGCGTCTCATCCGGCCGCTGTTCATGCATTTTACCCGCCTGAACCTCAGGCAACCCATGCCGTCCGGCGCTGAGTGTACGCGCGACGAGCGACATTAAATCAACATGAGAACCCAAACGACGCCATGAGCGACGACAATTCACACAGTAGTGACACAGTAAACAGCAAAAAGGGATTTTTCTCCCTGTTACTCAGCCAGCTCTTTCACGGGGAACCGAAAAACCGCGATGAACTGCTGGCGCTGATCCGTGATTCCGGGCAGAACGACCTTATCGATGAAGATACCCGTGACATGCTCGAAGGGGTAATGGATATCGCCGACCAGCGGGTCCGCGACATTATGATCCCCCGTTCACAAATGATTACCCTGAAACGCAATCAGACGCTGGACGAGTGCCTTGATGTCATCATCGAATCCGCCCACTCGCGCTTCCCGGTTATCAGTGAAGATAAAGATCACATCGAAGGGATTCTGATGGCCAAGGATCTGCTGCCGTTTATGCGCAGCGACGCCGAAGCTTTCAGCATGGAAAAAGTGTTACGGCCGGCGGTTGTCGTTCCGGAAAGCAAGCGGGTCGACCGCATGCTGAAAGAGTTTCGCTCACAGCGCTACCATATGGCGATCGTTATTGACGAATTCGGCGGTGTCTCCGGTCTGGTGACCATCGAGGATATCCTTGAGCTCATCGTCGGGGAAATTGAAGACGAGTACGACGAAGAAGAAGATATCGATTTCCGCCAGCTGAGCCGCCATACGTGGACGGTGCGCGCTCTGGCCTCCATCGAAGACTTCAATGACGCCTTCGATACGCACTTCAGCGATGAAGAAGTGGATACCATTGGCGGACTGGTAATGCAGGCCTTTGGCCACCTGCCGGCTCGCGGCGAATCTATCGACATTGATGGTTACCAATTCAAGGTAGCAATGGCAGATAGTCGTCGTATCATTCAGGTGCATGTTAAGCTGCCGGATGACGCTCCCCAGCCGAAGCTGGAAGAGTAAGCGGCGGCGCTGAAGGTCACGGCCAGCCGGGAGACAGACCGTGGGCGATCCCCGGTTGTCCCCTCCCCCGGCTGGCAAACAGCATAGCCTGTGGCAACAGGCGTTAATTAACGGGACGATTAGCC is part of the Klebsiella quasipneumoniae subsp. quasipneumoniae genome and encodes:
- the ybeY gene encoding rRNA maturation RNase YbeY; translation: MSQVILDLQLACEETSGLPDEALFQRWVDAVIPPFQEESELTIRLVDVAESHELNLTYRGKDKPTNVLSFPFEAPPGIEIPLLGDLIICRQVVEQEASEQGKPLEAHWAHMVVHGSLHLLGYDHIEDDEAEEMEALETEIMLALGYEDPYISEKIAE
- the corC gene encoding CNNM family magnesium/cobalt transport protein CorC (CorC(YbeX) belongs to the Cyclin M Mg2+ Exporter (CNNM) family, and was characterized as belonging to a set of three proteins, at least one of which must be present for CorA to function.), which codes for MSDDNSHSSDTVNSKKGFFSLLLSQLFHGEPKNRDELLALIRDSGQNDLIDEDTRDMLEGVMDIADQRVRDIMIPRSQMITLKRNQTLDECLDVIIESAHSRFPVISEDKDHIEGILMAKDLLPFMRSDAEAFSMEKVLRPAVVVPESKRVDRMLKEFRSQRYHMAIVIDEFGGVSGLVTIEDILELIVGEIEDEYDEEEDIDFRQLSRHTWTVRALASIEDFNDAFDTHFSDEEVDTIGGLVMQAFGHLPARGESIDIDGYQFKVAMADSRRIIQVHVKLPDDAPQPKLEE